The region TAAAAGGGCAGATAACTTATAAGGAGCTGCTAAACAGAGCCGGATATACAATTGCTCCGAACTACAAGCCCAAAATAGACCTCAAGCTCTCCAATCCCCAGATAACCGGAGCGATAAAGCTAAGGACCTTCCTCAACGACCCTTCGGGAGCACTTAAGTACAAATTGAGCTACGACGTAGGAGTCAGGGAGTACTTCTTGAACAACTTCATATTCGACGCAAAAGTGATACTTCCCATAAAGAACAACATCTACAGCGTAGTTCCTCCCCTGATGAAGCACCCCGTAAGGAGTGACATAGATAAGTACTTGAACAACAAACACCCGGATATTCCGACCCTTGCCGTAAGTTACGTATCGCCGATTGCCAAAGGAACGTTTGTAGGAGTGTCTGCCGGGTATAACGAACTCATGTTTGCAGGAGTAGGAGGAGACGTTATCCACTTTTTCGGTGACGGCAGGTTTGCGGCAGGCTTCGGCGGCGACTGGGTAAGGAAGAGGGATTCGGAGCACCCCTTAAGGCTGAAGAACTACGGGTTCCATGACCTCTACGTCAGTGCCCATTACGTTACCACTTACCCAGAACTTCACTTCACCGTTAAGGCAGGCAGGTTCCTTGCAGGCGACAAAGGGGTAAGGTTCGAAGTATCAAGGGTCGTTAAAGGGTTCGAGGTAGGATTCTGGTACACCTACTCCGACACTTCCGACTTTACCGGAGCAAACAAAAACTACCACGATAAGGGCGTTTTCGTAGCGGTTCCCCTGAGGATGTTCAAGTGGAGAGACACAAAACAGGTTGGTTACTACTCGATTTCTCCGTGGACAAGGGACGTGGGCCAGCTGGCCGGAAGGCCGCTCGATGTTTACAGGCTCTTAATGGATAAGATGCCCTTTTATCTGAAGGACAAAGCCGGGGCCAGCGAGTAGGTTGTATAATTGGCCCCATGACAAGGTCCGTAATACGAAGTGCAGCTGTTGTTTCCGCCTCCATACTCTCAAGTAGAGTTCTCGGTCTGCTAAGAGACGTTGTTATAGCCTCCACATTCGGAGCTTCAACCCTCAGCGACACCTTCTTTGTAGCTTTCAGAATCCCCAACTTACTCAGGCGGATATTCGCAGAAGGGGCCTTCAGTTCCGTTTTCGTCCCGGCCTTCACTAAGGAGCTTCAGCTCTCAAGGGAAAGGGCCCTCCAGTTTGCCTCAAGGGTCTTAGGCACGCTGCTCATCCTCCTTACGGCTACGGTAGTGGCAGGAGAGCTCCTTGCCCCCCTCATCGTAAAGGCAGTAGCACCGGGGTTTTCGGGGGAGAGCTTCCGCCACGCCGTGAAACTACTAAGAGAGATGTTCCCCTACATAGCTCTCATCAGCCTCACTGCTTTCTACGGCGGAGTTCTCAACAGCCTTAACCACTTTTTCGCCCCATCCTTCTCAACAACCCTCTTCAACCTGGCACTGATAGTCAGCGCCCTAACACTCGGCAAGTGGCTTTCGGTAGAGGCTTTAGCCGTAGGGGTTATAGCGGGCGGAATTCTCCAACTGCTTCTCGTTACGGCCTTTGCCAAGAGAGAGGGAGCACTGGTAAGGCCGACATTTCGGCTAACGCCGAAGGTCAAGGAAACCATCAAGAACATGATTCCGGGCCTTTTCAGCTTTGCCGTTAGACAGATATCTATGCTGATAGACACGGTAATGGCCTCCTTCCTTGCGGCGGGAGCAATCTCCTACCTTTACTACGCCAACAGGTTCGTTCAACTGCCGCTGGGAATGTTCGCAATAGGGCTATCCCAGGTACTCCTTCCCCGCTTCTCAAGGAGGAGCGGAGCCGGACTGAAAGAGGAGATAGAAATCGGCATCAGGCTCTGCAGCGCCCTCATAATTCCGGCGGCCGTAGGCCTCACACTTTTTGGAATGCCGATAATAGACCTCATCTTTAACCACGGAGCCTTCAGCGATAAAGCCCTGAAGTACACCTACTACACGCTAATAGGCTACAGTGTGGGTCTTTTCTTCTTCTCACTCGAAAAAATAGTAACCAACGCCTACTACTCCCTTGAGGAGTTCTCGCTTCCCGTGAAAATATCGGCCCTTACCCTGGGGTTCAACGGGCTGTTCAACCTCGTTTTCTGCTTTCTCCTCAACTTAGGGACTATGGGGCTGGCCCTCGGAACGAGCCTAACATCCCTGATAAACCTCACCCTCCTCATCAGATTCCTGAAAAGGCGCTTCTCGATAGAAATCCTCAACGAAACGGTAAAAGCCGGAGCCAAGTACACCTTACTCTCGCTACCCGTAGGGGTAATTGCGGCGGCGGGCAGCAAGCTTTACAGAGTGAACATGCCGACGGCGGAAAAACTCCTTATTGTAGGAATCACCGTTACCGCCGCAGCAACAGTTTACGCCGTTACCCTTTACATCACAAAAGACCCAATAATACAGTCGCTGAAGGAGGGTTAAATGCACCCGATACTCTTTAAGCTCGGCCCCATAACCATTTACACCTACGGAGTTATGGTTGCCCTCGGCATCTTCTTCGGCTCAATGATTCTGGTCCGCCTTGCGGAGAGGGAAGGGATAAAGAGGGAAGACGTTGTAGACGTGGCCTTCTGGAGTGTAGTTGCAGGATTTGTAGGGGCAAGGCTCTTCTTCTTCCTATACAACCCCCAGTACGCCCACCCGTGGTACACGGTGCTCTTCTTCTGGCAGGGAGGACTCGTTTGGTACGGCGGAGTCCTGTTCGGCGGTGCGGTTGCGGCCTACCTAATCTGGAAGAGGAGGATTCCCGTTTGGAAGTTTGCAGACATTGTATCGATAGCCCTGTCTGTAGGCCTGGGGTTCGGAAGAATAGGGTGCACAATGGCGGGATGCTGCTACGGTAAAGTGTGCCACGCACCTTTTGCCATAGTGTTTACAAATCCCCACAGTGCGGCCCCTCTAAACGTTCCCCTCTACCCGACCCAGCCCATCTCCTCGGCCGCAAACTTCCTTATAGCGGCAATCTTGTACCTGCTCTACAGGAGGAGGAAGGCCCCCGGAGAGGTCTTCGGGTTCTACCTGATTCTCTACGGAATCTTCAGGTTCCTCATAGAGTTCTGGAGGGCCACACCGAAGGAAATCTTTGGAGCCCTTAGCAATAACCAGGTTATAAGTATTATAATGGTGGCTGCAGGAATCTTTATCGTCTGGTACCGGAGAAAATCACAGGAGGCTGATTGATGGGAAGGTTTGCTTACTTTGAGGGCAAGTTCGTCCCGGTAGAGGAGGCAAACATAAACATCCAGACCAACTCCTTCCACTACGGAACCGCAGTTTTTGAAGGTATAAGGGCCTACTGGAACGAAGAGAAAAAGCAGCTCTTCGGACTCTTTGTTAAGGAACACTACGAAAGGATGCTTGCAAACTGCAAGATACTGAACTTAAAAGTTGAGAAAAGCGCCCAGGAGCTTACCGAGATTACCGTAGAGCTACTACGCCGCTGCGGCCACAGGGAAGACACCTACATCAGGCCGATAGCCTACTTTGCAGACCTGAAAATCTCTCCGAAGCTCATCGGTTACAAAACAGAGCTGGCAATATACACCGTTCCCTTAGGAGACTACCTGGACCTTTCAAGGGGCTTAAAGGCCAAAACTGCATCGTGGCACAGGATAAACGACACCATGATTCCGGCCCGCTGTAAAGTTGCCGGAGCATACGTAAACAGTGCCTTTGCAAAAACGGAGGCCCTCCTAAACGGCTACGACGAGGCGATAATGCTCAACCCCGACGGAACGGTTGCCGAAGGTAGCGGAGAAAACGTCTTTATAGTGAGAAACGGCAAACTCATAACCACCCCTTCGGCCTCGAACATACTGGAAGGGATAACGAGGAATGCCGTTATCCACCTTGCAAGGGAAGAGCTCGGAATAGAGGTTGAAGAGCGGCCGATTTTAAGAAGTGAACTCTACGTTGCAGACGAGGTCTTCTACACCGGAACGGCAGCACAGGTTGCCCCCGTGGTGCAGGTTGACCACGTTGTAATAGGAAACGGCGAGGTAGGGCCGGTAACAAAGAGGCTACAGGAAATCTACTTCTCGATAGTAAAGGGCAACAACCCCAAATATGAACACTGGTTAACTCCGGTTTACTAAGGTCGGCGTTGAAAGTTGAAGTATCGGTTCCCGAGGGGAAAAGCCTCTACCAAGTTCTGCGGGAAGAGGGGCTAATAAAGTCGGCCTACTGCGGAGGTAGGGGCATTTGCGGCAAGTGCAGGGTAAGGCTCGGAGGGAAAGAGGAGCTCGCCTGCCTTGTTTTCGGTCCCTTTGAAGGCGAGGTAGAGATAGAGGAGGAGCTCCTAACAGCTCCGGGGGAGAACCTCCCCCCCATTCCGCCTACCGGGAAAAGCGGCTTTGGAGTTGCCCTCGACGTGGGAACAACGGGGGTAGAAGCGGCCCTTTTTGAGCTCTGCTCTGGCAAGTTTGTAAAGAGCGTAAAAGGGGTTAACCTCCAAGCCTCCTTCGGGGCCGACATCGTAACCAGGGTAGAGCTGGCAAGGGAGCATTACGGCAAACAGAGGGAGCTCCTTTTAAAAACCGTAGAGCTCCTCCTTAAAGAGCTTCCGGCAAAGCCAACAGAGGTGGTGGCGGTGTGCAACTCGGTTATCCACCACTTCCTGCTGGGCTTACCGGTTTCCGGCTTTGAGCGCTACCCATTCAAGCTCTACGAGCGAGAGCCGGTAGAGACAACCGGCAGGGAGCTCGGGCTCGACGGCTTCCCCTCAACCAAGTTCATACTTCCCCCTCCCCTTGAGAGCTTCGTAGGCTCGGATTTACTTGCAAACCTACACTACCTTACAGCAGAGGGCCGCACGAACTTTACGGTTGCAGACCTCGGAACGAACGCCGAAATAGCCCGCTGGGAAAAGGGGGAGGGCGTTGCCACCTCGGTTCCGGCGGGCCCGGCTTTCGAGGGCGTAGGGCTATTTTCGGGCATGAGGGCCGTTGAAGGGGCCGTTTACAAAGTCTTCTTCGACGGAAGGAGCTTCCGTTTCCTCACAATAGGCAACAGAAAGCCCGAAGGCATCTGCGCAAGCGGCTACTTCGACCTCATCTACCTGCTCAAGAGCTTCCGAGCCCTGAACTCCGAAGGCACCTTTACGGAAGAGGCCCCGCCCCTAATAAGGGAGCGCATACGAGAAATCAACGGAGAAAAGGCCTTCCTCCTCTACAGCGACCCCGAAAGGGAAGTGGCCCTAACCCAGAGCGACATCAGGAAGTTCATGCTGGCAAAGGCGGGCGTTTACGGAGCCCTGAAAACACTAACGGAGGGAACACCTCCGAAAGAGCTCATATTCTCGGGGGCCTTCGGCAGCCACCTGAGCGAAAGGAGCGTTAAAGGAGTGAAGCTCATCCCCTCTCAGCTTCCGCCCCCCGAACCGGCAGGCAACCTTGCCCTTAAAGGTGCGGCACTTACCCTCTCAACCGGAGTGGAGCCGTTTAAGAAGCTGAAAGAGAAGCTCAGCCACGTTGAGCTTGCAGGTAACAAAACCTTCGAAAAAGCCTACGTAGAGGGACTCGAGCTGTGAAAGAGCTGATAAAGGGGAGAAACCTCCTGTGCAGGGTAGACCCAAAAGACATCGCCTTCATAAACGCCATATTTGAGTGGTACCACGAAATAGGAACGGTAAGGACCAGAGACCCCAAAGAGGGACTCATAGAGATATGGATAGTCCCGGACTTCTACCAGGAAGCCCTAAAAGCCATAGATTACCTTAGAGGATTTGTAAAAAAACTCGAAGTCATAAAGGAAGTGGGAGACGACTGGTGGAGAGAGTAACGGAGGTAAAAATGGAGCGCAGAAGGAGAGGATTCACCCTTATAGAGCTTATGGTTGTAATCGTTATCCTCGGGCTGCTTGCGGCCCTTGTAGCTCCGAAATTCCTCAAAAGGGGAGAAGAGGCCAAAGTAACAACCACAAAGGTCCAGATGAAAAACATAGAACAGGCGCTAAAGCTCTACAAACTCAACAACTCCCTCTACCCCACAACCGAGCAGGGACTCAAAGCGCTCGTTGAAAAACCCACAACCCCTCCGGTTCCGAGAAACTGGAAGGGCCCCTATATGGATAAAATTCCAAAAGACGCATGGGGTAACAACTTTATCTACGTTTCAAACGGTAAACACTTTACCCTCATCTCCCCCGGCCCCGACGGAGAAGAGGGAACATCAGACGACCTGAAGGTGAGCGACTGATGGTTATCTACGGCGTTAACCCGGTGGCGGAGGCCCTCAGGGCCG is a window of Thermovibrio ammonificans HB-1 DNA encoding:
- the murJ gene encoding murein biosynthesis integral membrane protein MurJ, whose translation is MTRSVIRSAAVVSASILSSRVLGLLRDVVIASTFGASTLSDTFFVAFRIPNLLRRIFAEGAFSSVFVPAFTKELQLSRERALQFASRVLGTLLILLTATVVAGELLAPLIVKAVAPGFSGESFRHAVKLLREMFPYIALISLTAFYGGVLNSLNHFFAPSFSTTLFNLALIVSALTLGKWLSVEALAVGVIAGGILQLLLVTAFAKREGALVRPTFRLTPKVKETIKNMIPGLFSFAVRQISMLIDTVMASFLAAGAISYLYYANRFVQLPLGMFAIGLSQVLLPRFSRRSGAGLKEEIEIGIRLCSALIIPAAVGLTLFGMPIIDLIFNHGAFSDKALKYTYYTLIGYSVGLFFFSLEKIVTNAYYSLEEFSLPVKISALTLGFNGLFNLVFCFLLNLGTMGLALGTSLTSLINLTLLIRFLKRRFSIEILNETVKAGAKYTLLSLPVGVIAAAGSKLYRVNMPTAEKLLIVGITVTAAATVYAVTLYITKDPIIQSLKEG
- the lgt gene encoding prolipoprotein diacylglyceryl transferase, which encodes MHPILFKLGPITIYTYGVMVALGIFFGSMILVRLAEREGIKREDVVDVAFWSVVAGFVGARLFFFLYNPQYAHPWYTVLFFWQGGLVWYGGVLFGGAVAAYLIWKRRIPVWKFADIVSIALSVGLGFGRIGCTMAGCCYGKVCHAPFAIVFTNPHSAAPLNVPLYPTQPISSAANFLIAAILYLLYRRRKAPGEVFGFYLILYGIFRFLIEFWRATPKEIFGALSNNQVISIIMVAAGIFIVWYRRKSQEAD
- a CDS encoding branched-chain amino acid transaminase, encoding MGRFAYFEGKFVPVEEANINIQTNSFHYGTAVFEGIRAYWNEEKKQLFGLFVKEHYERMLANCKILNLKVEKSAQELTEITVELLRRCGHREDTYIRPIAYFADLKISPKLIGYKTELAIYTVPLGDYLDLSRGLKAKTASWHRINDTMIPARCKVAGAYVNSAFAKTEALLNGYDEAIMLNPDGTVAEGSGENVFIVRNGKLITTPSASNILEGITRNAVIHLAREELGIEVEERPILRSELYVADEVFYTGTAAQVAPVVQVDHVVIGNGEVGPVTKRLQEIYFSIVKGNNPKYEHWLTPVY
- a CDS encoding ASKHA domain-containing protein, which encodes MKVEVSVPEGKSLYQVLREEGLIKSAYCGGRGICGKCRVRLGGKEELACLVFGPFEGEVEIEEELLTAPGENLPPIPPTGKSGFGVALDVGTTGVEAALFELCSGKFVKSVKGVNLQASFGADIVTRVELAREHYGKQRELLLKTVELLLKELPAKPTEVVAVCNSVIHHFLLGLPVSGFERYPFKLYEREPVETTGRELGLDGFPSTKFILPPPLESFVGSDLLANLHYLTAEGRTNFTVADLGTNAEIARWEKGEGVATSVPAGPAFEGVGLFSGMRAVEGAVYKVFFDGRSFRFLTIGNRKPEGICASGYFDLIYLLKSFRALNSEGTFTEEAPPLIRERIREINGEKAFLLYSDPEREVALTQSDIRKFMLAKAGVYGALKTLTEGTPPKELIFSGAFGSHLSERSVKGVKLIPSQLPPPEPAGNLALKGAALTLSTGVEPFKKLKEKLSHVELAGNKTFEKAYVEGLEL
- a CDS encoding DUF4911 domain-containing protein, translated to MKELIKGRNLLCRVDPKDIAFINAIFEWYHEIGTVRTRDPKEGLIEIWIVPDFYQEALKAIDYLRGFVKKLEVIKEVGDDWWRE
- the gspG gene encoding type II secretion system major pseudopilin GspG; translation: MERRRRGFTLIELMVVIVILGLLAALVAPKFLKRGEEAKVTTTKVQMKNIEQALKLYKLNNSLYPTTEQGLKALVEKPTTPPVPRNWKGPYMDKIPKDAWGNNFIYVSNGKHFTLISPGPDGEEGTSDDLKVSD